The Acropora palmata chromosome 10, jaAcrPala1.3, whole genome shotgun sequence genome contains a region encoding:
- the LOC141895398 gene encoding uncharacterized protein LOC141895398 isoform X2, translating to MSAVDQPNYHGRSSGNGVAYDLILSPKVENARKPHLTPLKGKENKEQLEKKMTAAEMRKKSIDNEKQAKVAVEMERINQVQTKKQLIEEEKSKLVKEKQEQKMYIHIENKEAQIKALLDRLHAKGQHIKEMQIKLQKLSELHAKKLEEKIQHKEAVIKEKLESQRKAQTERWLAREKHAKEILAALQESIEKQSKLTEENLQQKMAATEENRQALIHGLQERLRSRSQKMEQAKQLVEALVEEAKKTWDEKLRQKLEQFEENRKKELRKIVEKVEAHNHDVETLYQHFKIKRESTEARG from the exons ATGTCTGCTGTTGACCAGCCCAATTATCATG GAAGGTCCTCCGGCAACGGTGTGGCCTACGATTTAATCCTTAGTCCCAAGGTGGAAAATGCGAGAAAACCACATCTTACTCCGCTCAAgggcaaagaaaacaaagaacagctggagaaaaaaatgacagcagctgaaatgagaaaaaag agTATAGACAATGAAAAGCAGGCAAAGGTTGCAGTTGAAATGGAGCGAATAAATCAGGTTCAGACAAAGAAGCAACTTatagaagaggaaaaaagcaaGTTGGTCAAGGAAAAACAGGAGCAAAAAATGTACATTCATATTGAGAATAAAGAAGCCCAGATCAAGGCTCTTCTTGATCGCCTACATGCAAAAGGTCAGCACatcaaagaaatgcaaataaagTTGCAAAAGTTGAGTGAATTGCATGCCAAAAAGCTGGAAGAAAAGATTCAGCACAAGGAAGCAGTGATCAAAGAGAAGCTGGAATCACAGCGGAAAGCTCAGACAGAGCGATGGCTGGCTCGTGAAAAGCATGCAAAAGAGATTTTGGCTGCATTGCAAGAAAGCATTGAGAAGCAGTCTAAGTTAACTGAAGAAAACTTGCAGCAGAAGATGGCAGCAACTGAGGAAAATCGTCAGGCATTGATCCATGGACTTCAAGAGAGACTTCGATCAAGGTCACAAAAGATGGAACAAGCTAAGCAGCTGGTGGAAGCACTTGTAGAAGAGGCAAAGAAAACGTGGGATGAGAAGCTGAGACAGAAATTGGAGCAATTTGAGGAgaacagaaagaaagaattAAGAAAGATTGTAGAGAAGGTTGAGGCTCATAACCATGATGTAGAGACACTGTATCAGCATTTCAAGATAAAGAGAGAATCAACTGAAGCACGGGGTTAA
- the LOC141895398 gene encoding uncharacterized protein LOC141895398 isoform X1, whose translation MVRSDARLKNLRLYNFFNTVFVIILEGRSSGNGVAYDLILSPKVENARKPHLTPLKGKENKEQLEKKMTAAEMRKKSIDNEKQAKVAVEMERINQVQTKKQLIEEEKSKLVKEKQEQKMYIHIENKEAQIKALLDRLHAKGQHIKEMQIKLQKLSELHAKKLEEKIQHKEAVIKEKLESQRKAQTERWLAREKHAKEILAALQESIEKQSKLTEENLQQKMAATEENRQALIHGLQERLRSRSQKMEQAKQLVEALVEEAKKTWDEKLRQKLEQFEENRKKELRKIVEKVEAHNHDVETLYQHFKIKRESTEARG comes from the exons ATGGTAAGGTCCGATGCCAGACTTAAAAACCTTAGACTTTATAATTTCTTTAACACAGtgtttgtcattattttgGAAGGAAGGTCCTCCGGCAACGGTGTGGCCTACGATTTAATCCTTAGTCCCAAGGTGGAAAATGCGAGAAAACCACATCTTACTCCGCTCAAgggcaaagaaaacaaagaacagctggagaaaaaaatgacagcagctgaaatgagaaaaaag agTATAGACAATGAAAAGCAGGCAAAGGTTGCAGTTGAAATGGAGCGAATAAATCAGGTTCAGACAAAGAAGCAACTTatagaagaggaaaaaagcaaGTTGGTCAAGGAAAAACAGGAGCAAAAAATGTACATTCATATTGAGAATAAAGAAGCCCAGATCAAGGCTCTTCTTGATCGCCTACATGCAAAAGGTCAGCACatcaaagaaatgcaaataaagTTGCAAAAGTTGAGTGAATTGCATGCCAAAAAGCTGGAAGAAAAGATTCAGCACAAGGAAGCAGTGATCAAAGAGAAGCTGGAATCACAGCGGAAAGCTCAGACAGAGCGATGGCTGGCTCGTGAAAAGCATGCAAAAGAGATTTTGGCTGCATTGCAAGAAAGCATTGAGAAGCAGTCTAAGTTAACTGAAGAAAACTTGCAGCAGAAGATGGCAGCAACTGAGGAAAATCGTCAGGCATTGATCCATGGACTTCAAGAGAGACTTCGATCAAGGTCACAAAAGATGGAACAAGCTAAGCAGCTGGTGGAAGCACTTGTAGAAGAGGCAAAGAAAACGTGGGATGAGAAGCTGAGACAGAAATTGGAGCAATTTGAGGAgaacagaaagaaagaattAAGAAAGATTGTAGAGAAGGTTGAGGCTCATAACCATGATGTAGAGACACTGTATCAGCATTTCAAGATAAAGAGAGAATCAACTGAAGCACGGGGTTAA
- the LOC141895398 gene encoding uncharacterized protein LOC141895398 isoform X3 gives MTAAEMRKKSIDNEKQAKVAVEMERINQVQTKKQLIEEEKSKLVKEKQEQKMYIHIENKEAQIKALLDRLHAKGQHIKEMQIKLQKLSELHAKKLEEKIQHKEAVIKEKLESQRKAQTERWLAREKHAKEILAALQESIEKQSKLTEENLQQKMAATEENRQALIHGLQERLRSRSQKMEQAKQLVEALVEEAKKTWDEKLRQKLEQFEENRKKELRKIVEKVEAHNHDVETLYQHFKIKRESTEARG, from the exons atgacagcagctgaaatgagaaaaaag agTATAGACAATGAAAAGCAGGCAAAGGTTGCAGTTGAAATGGAGCGAATAAATCAGGTTCAGACAAAGAAGCAACTTatagaagaggaaaaaagcaaGTTGGTCAAGGAAAAACAGGAGCAAAAAATGTACATTCATATTGAGAATAAAGAAGCCCAGATCAAGGCTCTTCTTGATCGCCTACATGCAAAAGGTCAGCACatcaaagaaatgcaaataaagTTGCAAAAGTTGAGTGAATTGCATGCCAAAAAGCTGGAAGAAAAGATTCAGCACAAGGAAGCAGTGATCAAAGAGAAGCTGGAATCACAGCGGAAAGCTCAGACAGAGCGATGGCTGGCTCGTGAAAAGCATGCAAAAGAGATTTTGGCTGCATTGCAAGAAAGCATTGAGAAGCAGTCTAAGTTAACTGAAGAAAACTTGCAGCAGAAGATGGCAGCAACTGAGGAAAATCGTCAGGCATTGATCCATGGACTTCAAGAGAGACTTCGATCAAGGTCACAAAAGATGGAACAAGCTAAGCAGCTGGTGGAAGCACTTGTAGAAGAGGCAAAGAAAACGTGGGATGAGAAGCTGAGACAGAAATTGGAGCAATTTGAGGAgaacagaaagaaagaattAAGAAAGATTGTAGAGAAGGTTGAGGCTCATAACCATGATGTAGAGACACTGTATCAGCATTTCAAGATAAAGAGAGAATCAACTGAAGCACGGGGTTAA
- the LOC141895397 gene encoding extracellular signal-regulated kinase 2-like: MSAEIDAHISKKYEIKKRLGKGAYGIVWKAIDRRTGEVVAVKKIFDAFRNQTDAQRTFREICFLQEFGTHENVIKLLNVIKADNDKDIYLVFEYMDTDLHNVIKKGNILKDIHKRYIMYQILKAAMYLHSGNVIHRDQKPSNVLLDTECFVKICDFGLARSVTNMTQEAGDPSLTDYVATRWYRAPEILLASPRYTKGVDMWSLGCILGEMLLGKPLFPGTSTLDQIERIMTIIPSPTRQDIDSIKSQYSLSVLDRMACKPKKNLEEVIPNAPPDGIDLLKKLLQFNPDKRLTAEQALRHPFVARFHNPDEEPSMDYDVIPALDDDVQLSVDEYRVKLYESIIQKKTNIRRQRREIFLQGHRQKQAQAAEQPLHQQQQPLKQVENYTSSAIHAQATQPVHSSPVKPPINKNEGATVAFGRTTKIQHQRSPSANKSMVRRHSLENDSAISPPRGSHAVGRARPISAQVKPKNTIITRSGSVDKLLQVTSARMVPAQRSPSAKSIHRPARRPVPNPAKSPYESYAQTHGTISKSSLQALQARIW; this comes from the exons ATGAGCGCAGAAATAGATGCCCACATCTCGAAGAAATATGAAATTAAGAAGCGTTTAGGAAAAGGG GCATATGGAATTGTCTGGAAAGCGATAGATCGACGCACAGGAGAAGTTGTTGCtgtaaaaaagatttttgatgCCTTTCGAAATCAAACGGACGCACAG AGAACGTTTCGAGAGATTTGTTTTCTACAG GAGTTTGGGACCCACGAAAACGTTATAAAACTTTTGAATGTGATAAAGGCAGACAATGATAAAGATATTTACTTGGTTTTCGAGTATATGG ACACAGATCTACATAATGTAATAAAGAAAGGCAACATTCTTAAAGATATACACAAAAGATACATTATGTACCAG ATATTAAAAGCGGCTATGTATTTGCATTCAGGAAATGTAATTCACAGAGATCAAAAG CCAAGTAATGTTCTCCTAGATACCGAATGTTTTGTAAAA ATTTGTGACTTTGGACTTGCTCGTTCTGTTACTAACATGACACAAGAGGCTGGTGATCCCAGCTTAACTGATTATGTGGCCACTCGTTGGTACAGAGCACCTGAAATTCTCTTAGCTTCTCCAAG GTATACAAAGGGTGTGGACATGTGGTCTTTAGGATGCATTTTAGGAGAAATGCTGCTAG GAAAGCCACTTTTCCCGGGAACGTCAACTTTAGATCAAATTGAgagaataatgacaataatccCTTCTCCAACAAGACAAG ACATTGACAGTATTAAATCGCAGTACAGCTTGTCAGTACTTGACCGAATGGCCTGCAAACCCAAAAAGAACCTGGAAGAAGTTATACCTAATGCTCCCCCAGATGGTATAGATCTGTTAAAGAAGTTACTCCAGTTTAACCCTGATAAGCGACTGACAGCAGAGCAGGCACTTAGGCATCCATTTGTGGCAAGATTTCATAATCCTGATGAAGAGCCATCAATGGATTATGATGTCATTCCTGCACTTGATGATGACGTGCAATTGAGTGTTGATGAGTATCGGGTTAAGCTTTATGAG AGCATTatccaaaagaaaacaaacatcaGAAGACAGAGAAGAGAGATTTTCCTTCAAGGTCATAGGCAAAAGCAGGCACAAGCTGCTGAACAGCCTCTGCATCAGCAGCAACAACCATTGAAGCAAGTTGAAAACTACACGTCATCTGCCATTCATGCACAGGCAACCCAGCCAGTGCATAGTTCACCAGTTAAGCCACCAATTAACAAAAATGAAGGAGCAACAGTAGCATTTGGCAGAACAACCAAAATTCAACATCAGCGTTCACCATCTGCCAATAAGAGCATGGTCAGAAGACATAGCCTGGAAAATGACAGT GCAATTTCACCTCCCAGGGGTAGTCATGCTGTTGGTCGTGCAAGACCCATTAGTGCCCAAGTGAAACCAAAGAACACAATAATTACACGCAGCGGCAGTGTTGACAAGCTTCTGCAGGTCACTAGTGCACGCATG gtTCCAGCACAAAGGTCTCCATCTGCTAAATCAATTCACAGACCAGCAAGGAGACCTGTGCCAAACCCAGCAAAATCACCGTATGAAAGCTATGCACAAACTCATGGGACAATCTCTAAGAGTTCACTTCAAGCTCTTCAGGCCAGAATCTGGTAg
- the LOC141895400 gene encoding uncharacterized protein LOC141895400 codes for MTVGNLSNRRFLWGDGKRKLLSLPIQVSRQFSRPSRLHANAAPLSCGSVENAILILMPLILSLNSYFDENKSFTSNLIINTLFQDCLGESSIWIVAKLTFLMQPGRLNREPSWKSTADLQCLRGLHYCLGAFTMAT; via the exons ATGACAGTAGGAAACTTAAGCAACAGGCGTTTTCTGTGGGGCGACGGCAAACGGAAGTTACTTTCACTTCCGATTCAAGTTTCCCGCCAATTTAGTAGGCCGTCGCGACTCCACGCCAACGCGGCACCCTTGTCATGCGGTTCTGTCGAAAATGcgatattaattttgatgccACTCATTCTTTCCCTCAATTcatattttgatgaaaacaaaagctttaCAAGTAATTTGATTATAAATACACTGTTTCAAGATTGTCTCGGGGAGTCTTCAATCTGGATAGTTGCCAAAC TTACATTCCTGATGCAACCTGGAAGACTCAATCGTGAACCATCCTGGAAA TCAACAGCTGACCTTCAGTGCCTGAGAGGCCTCCACTATTGCCTAGGAGCTTTCACTATGGCAACTTAG